Proteins from a single region of Pyrus communis chromosome 6, drPyrComm1.1, whole genome shotgun sequence:
- the LOC137736420 gene encoding thioredoxin H2-like, with protein sequence MGGNMSHIQDSDESSHGHKSRNVAFHSKHQWNTHFAASINSDKLMVIDFTATWCGLCRAMEPIFREYADKFTDVEFVKLDVDELPDVAMEFGVQVMPSFVYVKKGEVVDRIVGTRKDELQTKIEKHRTS encoded by the exons aTGGGAGGCAACATGTCACACATTCAAGACTCGGATGAATCTTCACATGGACACAAGTCTCGCAACGTGGCCTTCCATTCCAAGCATCAATGGAACACCCACTTCGCTGCCTCCATAAACAGCGATAAACtg ATGGTGATTGATTTCACGGCTACATGGTGTGGACTTTGTAGAGCGATGGAGCCAATCTTCAGAGAGTACGCTGATAAATTCACAGACGTTGAGTTCGTCAAGCTTGATGTCGACGAGCTACC GGATGTGGCAATGGAGTTTGGTGTGCAGGTAATGCCTTCATTTGTATATGTGAAGAAAGGGGAGGTGGTTGATAGGATCGTGGGGACCAGGAAAGATGAACTGCAAACGAAGATTGAGAAACACAGGACATCATAA